In Calditrichota bacterium, the genomic stretch GACTCTACGCGACCCAAAACTCGTCGCCCCGGCTCGAGTGGGTCACCGTTGCTTCGAACGTCGCACAAGACGTCGGCGGTGCCGTTTATGCTGCCAACAACTCGACGATCGAAGTCCACAACAGCATTCTCTATTTCAACAGCCCGGCAGCGGTGCAGAACAATCCGCCCGTTGATGTCAACTACACCGACATTGAGGGTGGTCACGGTGGCGATGGCAACTTCGCCGAGGACCCCAGATTCGCCGATCGCAACAATGGCGACTACCGGTTGAGCGATCAGAGTCCCTGCATCGATCGCGGCGATCCCGATTCACCTGAAGATATCGACGAGAGCCGCACCGATTTGGGCGCTTTCGGCTACATACACATCCCTATCTTGCGAGTCGGCCCCGAGCAGGTTGCGTTTGGAGATGTTACGTTGGGACACTTCGCCGAGAGTGGACTTCAGATTGCCAACATTGGTCAGGCCGCTTTGCGCATTTCAGAAATAGCCCTGGTGCCCGACGACGGGCCTTTCATTATCCTCGCCGGTGACGAGCCAGCCGAACTTTTTATCGGCGATGCCGTCGATGTCCAGATTCGCTTCGAACCTACGGAAGTCGGCGATTTTGAAGCCGCCCTTCGCATAACCAGTAACGACCCCAACAACGGTGTCCTGGATGTGCCGGTGCTTGGCACCGGTTTTCCGCGTCTGCCTCGATTGGAGGTTGTGCCGCTATTGGGAGACTTCGGCGAGGTCCCGCTCAGGCAGGAGGCTTCGATCCCTTTAAACCTGTTCAATCTCGGCGAGGCGGACCTTAATGTAACCCGAATCGCCATCACCGGAGACACTACCGGCTGGTTTCGTACCAACTTCAACGGCGCCTTTGCAGTTGGTGAAGGCGATTCGTCAGTAATTGAGGCGGTCTTTCAGCCGCTTGGATTCGGGGAGCATCACGCTATTCTGGTGATCGAAAGCAACGATCCCGATTCTGCGACTTTCAGCATATCCTTAACCGCCATCGGAAGTCGTCCGCCGGCCCATTTCCAGTTCACCGACAACACCGGCGTCAATCACTCGCTCCTGGTTCTCACCGCTGCAGTTGATGGAGAAGACCTCACCTTCGGTAGCGAGGTTGCCGTTTTTACTCCGGAAGGCCTATGTTGTGGTGCTGAACTCTACCTCGGCGAGCGGATCGGCCTCGCTGCCTGGGGCGATAACGACCAGACGGAAGCAATCGACGGCTTCCGCGAAGACGAAGGCTTTCACTTCAAGTTCTATGACATCGCAGCCAATGAGGAACTTGATGCCGAAGCCGAATTTGTCCAGGGCGATCAAGACTATCAGGACAACGGCATATCAGTTCTCAATCTTGCCGCGTCGCAGCAGGGTGGAGGTGAGGAACCGGAAGGGCATTGGATCGGCTTGAATGCTAATTGGAATCTCATGTCAAGCCCGGCAATGCCTGAGAACCGCGATGTTCGTGCAATCTTCCAGCCTCTTGTAGAGCGCGGATCCATTATCATTGTCAAGGACCATACCGGTCGCTTCTATGCCGTCTTGCAGAACTTCAGCAATATGCTGCCATGGGACTATCGTTACGGCTATCAAGTCAAAATGGTGCGCAACGACTCACTCTTCATCAGAGGCGGATTGGCCGACCCGGTGACGGTTATCC encodes the following:
- a CDS encoding choice-of-anchor D domain-containing protein, whose protein sequence is LYATQNSSPRLEWVTVASNVAQDVGGAVYAANNSTIEVHNSILYFNSPAAVQNNPPVDVNYTDIEGGHGGDGNFAEDPRFADRNNGDYRLSDQSPCIDRGDPDSPEDIDESRTDLGAFGYIHIPILRVGPEQVAFGDVTLGHFAESGLQIANIGQAALRISEIALVPDDGPFIILAGDEPAELFIGDAVDVQIRFEPTEVGDFEAALRITSNDPNNGVLDVPVLGTGFPRLPRLEVVPLLGDFGEVPLRQEASIPLNLFNLGEADLNVTRIAITGDTTGWFRTNFNGAFAVGEGDSSVIEAVFQPLGFGEHHAILVIESNDPDSATFSISLTAIGSRPPAHFQFTDNTGVNHSLLVLTAAVDGEDLTFGSEVAVFTPEGLCCGAELYLGERIGLAAWGDNDQTEAIDGFREDEGFHFKFYDIAANEELDAEAEFVQGDQDYQDNGISVLNLAASQQGGGEEPEGHWIGLNANWNLMSSPAMPENRDVRAIFQPLVERGSIIIVKDHTGRFYAVLQNFSNMLPWDYRYGYQVKMVRNDSLFIRGGLADPVTVIPLRLGWSYTAYFPDRELDARTAFANIRNVLNIAKDGGGRFYVPRINFSNMHPLRRGLGYQVKLDEAVDFVWNIPEGAPRQASPVGRSSSLMNVHFADIAPTGQNMSVILRWGKVASGENRLHSPLEIGAYTSSGNLVGSTRLEEESPWGLAVWGDDVSTDPVDGALEGEAITFRIWDGHSEQVAIAHWTTGDSRYRTDGFAVVELTPSPALPVQVWLHPPQPNPFNSTLRIAFDLPVDVDAQLTLYDLTGREAASLLSGPLDAGQYVVGFEAGTLPAGLYMLRLTAGATVRSAKVVLVK